The genomic stretch GGTCCGACGCCGATGTATTGGTGGAGGAGAGCCCCGATTGCTTCCGATTCGTCGCCGAGACCGACACCGACATCGGCGACGTGCGGGCTCACACCGTGGAAATCCATCCCGGCGTGACTAAGATCGTTGTGAGGGAAAGTGGGTCGCTTCAGTTGTCCCTGGACGAGCTTGAACTCGACATGTGGAGGTTTCGGCTGCCCGAGTCGACTCGCCCCGAGTTGGCGAGCGCGGTCTTTGTCGGTGGAGAGCTTATCGTGACGGTGCCAAAGGGCGAGATTGGACTGCAGAGTGCTGAGGAAaacggtggtggtggtgggggaGATGAGGAGTTTTGGAGAGATGGGAATGGTGGGGGCTTTAGAGGAGGTATTGGAGGTAGGCTTGTGCTTGTACAGTAATGAAGATTAAGCctgccttttttttaatttttttaaattatcgtTGCTTTTGCATTGGGCTTTTTTAGTTTGCAAGTTAGTTTTGAGGTTGTTGGTGATGGTGGGACTACTTTTTGTAAGCTTCCTTTGTTGTTAAATCAAGAAATGTTGTTTTCTGTTACCCGATAAGTATGGTCTCAATGGCAATGGCAATGGCAATGGATATATGATCTCAATGGCAATGGCAATGGATATATGATCATTGGATCTTATTTTCAGTTCAGTAATCTTGTTTTTTGCCATGTTTTTCTTCCTAACAGTTTTTGGAGATTAGATGGTTCTTGATATGTTTCATGATTAGTTGATTGGGCTAGAATGGTTTTGAAAGTGTCACTAGTTTCCTTTGTGCATCTGCTTTTGAACAAACAAAACCTTAAGGTTCTCCATtgcgtcttcttcttctttttcttcttaccCGTTTTTGCTGTTGCAGTATGAGGGATGGGACAGAGAACGAAACTCTGCCATGTCTTATGCTGTTTGGGTTTCTTTGGCTGAAAATTGTTAGTCAAGTAGTGGTAATTGTTTGGCAGGattgttctatttttaattCGTGGGTTCCCCAATGAAGAAGAAGTTTTgaaagtaattattttttttcttctcattccTACATTTTATTGGTAATTGATTTGAATATTGCAGTCTAGTCTGACTTCCTAAGCCAGTGATTCTTGTACTACCCGGCTTAGACTGTTGACATATCTTGGAGATTATATGCTGTTTGATTGTTTTTCTTGCATTCTACCTGGTGACAAAACTCACTTGATAAATCATGGTAAAGCAAAAgcattatttgttattttgtgccGAGAATCAGTTCCTTTGCTGCTCCATGGTAATGAATATGTGCTTTCCGTCCACTCAGTAGAAAGTCATCTAatctttatattttgatttgctTTTTTACTTTTAGTGATTAAAATATGCCTTCTAGCATTTCTGGATCTCACTAACTAATGATAATTTACCTTATATCTTAGGGAGTCACTTAGCCtcctttctttcctcttttagGGAGTCACTTCAGGGTctacttttcttctctcttttagtGCCAATTGACCAGTTGCGCCATGCTattgttgtttttgttcttcttttcatATCTGGTGACTTCCTTGGTTGGTCATTCTTTAGTCTCACATAAAGATGGTCGCTGTCAATATTAAGACAAATTATAATGCTTCTCCTAAGTCTTTGCTTTATCCTCCTTGACTCACAACCGCACATTCTTTGATTGAACCATATACAATaatcatctttctttttctttggtaaatAACTTAACCATCTAAGACAGTGCAGCATTCTGTGGGATTTCTTTCCCATGCTTCAGCAaagattttagtttaaataGGAGGAAGAATAACACTTCTGATTGATATGTTGTTTATCTAGCTAGTCAGTTTCTTGTTCAAGAATAGGGAGCTGAAACAATTTTTGGATAATATGCTTAAGTTTTCTCCTGGAATTTTCTGTTGCATGAAGAGCTATACTACAGTTTGAGGCATGGCCCTCTGCTGTCTACCAAATACAACTAATGGTGGGGCCTTTTGGAAACTGTTGATTTCTGACCCTAAAACTGTCTTCAGCATATTTATAACTCAAATCATTTCTTTCATACTTATCATGAATTCAATCATGTAGTTTGTTGGGTGTTTACTTGATTAAAACATTCTATTATGCCCTTGATGAACTCCATTCCTGGCCACTTATATGATGAAATTTTAACTCATCCTAAGATTTTTGCTCATCTCATTACAGTGGTCTCACCTGTTTCTCTAGAAAATCAGGGAAATTAATGATACTTGTATTATGAGCTATAGATCAATTCCCACCATAACTCCAAGGCCTCCTTTATTGCATGTTAGTGACTGGAAACTTGAGTTGGTTAACAGTAGATTATGGAATGCAGTCCATGAGCATCTGATGAAAGAAACAAGTAGATGCAGAAAATTCAGATGGGGATATTTTCCGGTTACAAGGGACTGTGGCTGTTGAGGTTAGTTTACAAATTTCGAGACCTTGAAAGGAATAAACAGTTGGGAATCTTTGAATTACAGCACCCATCTCGTTGAGTGAAGATGGCCACGAATTTATGCTTGCGTCCTAATTTTTCTCCTAGGAATTTGCCTCAAAAAGGTTATCACCAAGTTCACTGCTCGCAGCCGCGAACATGTCTCCTCTTAACGACTTGATAAAGTGAGATCAGATAACGGGAATCATATCCCttgcaataatataataataatcgatgacaatattttttctatattattttataaattaattattagatttgtattAGATTTATATAGACCaaatttaatgttgatttattgcatttataagagaatataaaatatatatatgcaaattatTCACACTAATCCTTCCCTGTTCTTTTTCTCCGTTCGGCTTACATTAAAAGTTCACCGCACAAAAAGACAGCTTTCTGAGGTATACTCTATCCGAGAATTCATTAATCTGTGGCGTGCCTTTAATAAGAAGTGAATGCATTTGTACAAGTAAGAAACTCGGGTGGTTCACCCTTCCCAGCAAGATAGGACAAccttcctcatatatatatatataaagcttttttcttaattgaaaaaaaaaaaaaaaatcttcaaaaagaaagaaagttatTTACATATGACTGACTGTCATTATCATACAACtagaataatataataatttcttcaaaaaaaaaaaaaagaataatataataatgaatatcagttttttattttttatttattttcattgtcACCTAATCAAATTATAAATGTCATATAGCAACCTAGGTAAAAATTATATCCTCCAAAAAGACACCTCAAGTTAATAAACTTCAAAGGAAAAATTTCTTGGCCTTTTAAGTTGAAtttactcaaaaataaatagTGCTTCAGTGAAAAAGCCTGCATTTTGGAAAAGAATCttttatgaaaaagtaaaaaaaaaaagaaaaccgtGACACAACAGATGTTCCTCGTATTCATGGAGTACGGGAATCCCATCCCAAAATATGCTACAACTGCTATATGTTGTCTTCTCAGACCGCAATTACGCCCTACGAAATAGATGCTCACCAGCAACAAGGAGAAGTGGGGGGAGTTGAAAATACAGAAACATATACCAATATGAAAAAGGGGCaagccccttttttttttttttttacccaggAAAGTGTCAAATGGGTGAATTGCTCATAAAACCAGGAAGCAAAATCGCAATCCATCTCATGTCTACAACCAGTTCAACCTACACCACAGGCTGTTTACCTTTAGAAAAACAGTGATCAGCTCAACGCATGAAGAAatgttttttaaagaaatccCAACATGACCATAAGGATTGATAtcgattgaatttttttttgtaatctaAGTGATCCTTTCACAAGCCCCAGTAAATCTTTCCATAATCCCTTTGGCAATTTTTCCACAGTAATTCCACTTATCCGCGACATTCTAATGCAACATTAGGGTTGCTGATCCTTTACGACAAAAATTCCATCCCTTTGATGCGCTGGGCACCAATTTTCATTGCCGCACAACCAGATTCAGACATAGATGCTCCACAATTATCACAGAATGTATGCTCTCCAAATATGCAGGTGATCAGTTCAAAGGATGAATAAAGCTCAAGACCAAACTTTGATGAACAGATGTCAAATTTAAACTGTATGGGTTATAAGGATTTAGTTTTCAATTTCCAAACCGAAGTGTTCTTTCAGGATTCCTTTAGACGTCTTTCCAAAACCGTTGGCTACTTTTTCCATATCCTCGAGTTTCATGAGTTCCTGTTTTATCTGATTTACTCTACTCAAGACAACATCCAAAAAGGTATATGAGTCTGCTGATGATGCCCGATGTGCGAGTTCAGTCTTTAGTTCGGACCTCTCTTTCTCGAGTTGCTGATACAAATTAAGAAGATAATTCTTCTGTGCATAAAGCGTTTCCACTGCCATTTTGTATTCAGACTCCTGTGATTTTTGCAGTGCTAGCAGAACATGGTCAATCTCATTCTCAAGCTTTAGAGACTCCAACCTAGGGTCAAAAGCTATGGACAAAGTGTGCTCTGAGCTTGTTCTGATATCCAAAGGGTCTTGGCCATTTGTAACCCCTAGGGCAGCATTTTCATGATCAAGGGCACCTGCTTGTAAACAGTATCCAAGGctcagagagagaaagaacagTTTAACATGCATACGTAGCCATATTAACAATTTACAAGTGTGAAATGACTAGAGTCAAAGTAAAATTGAATAGAACTCTACCCCGGTGctatattgagaagatgagtaACCTACATAGAGaatggtttataaagacactcaTGGGTGCTTCAGAGCTAGGTTGTAACGCGATGTGGtactagagcactgcatgacatAACCTTAACAAGGACGTCATGTGTTTAGGAAAGGAGTTTGTAACACTTTGGTCCCATATTAAGAAGACGAGTAACCCACATATGgtggtggtttataaagacaaCTCATGGGTGTTAAGCCtcacattatttacttattatgtGAAATAagactttataaataattttaggaaaaatttgaaaaaacctCCCATGTCCACAAGGAGACGGAGACCTAGACAAAAATTGAGAGACCATTTCTTATACTTGTATGATAATGTGCCCAAACGAAAACCTTGATGCATAGTCAACAGTGGGGCAACCAATGGTAAGCTGATTGGTAAAGTTTGATGattaatttgaaatatttaaagTGGAAAATTACCTGAGGATATAGCTGAGACACTGTCTTCCACTTTCCAGATATCTTCAAGAGAAGTCCCACTTTTAAGCTAATGTAAATATCAAACGGTCAGACTGCTGATTTTACACACCCTGAAAGAGGGCCAGGATAACTTCTGTAAAAGGAAGAAAGCTAAAACTTCAGTACCTAGATATCAATTTTACCTTTGCAATAGCCAATTCGAAACGATTCAGTAACCACTTTGCAGTTGTTTTCTGTGAACCCCGCAAAATGCAGACACCAACACTTAAAATCTTCTCTATATCATCCCAAGAATCAATAGATTCACATGTTTGTAAAAGCCTTGTAGCATGTGAAACCAGATCTGTTCTTGCATCACAACGACGGCAATAGTACTCAGCGTCCAACCCAATGCTTCCTCCTACTGTCCCGGCCATGTAACACCGAAGAGCACAGTCTATGTGAGCAATATGCCCACATATATAACCCTCATCCACCACTGCTTCACACTTGATGTAACTGTAGCCTCCGTAGTCTGAATTTATAGTCTTGCTACATAAGatgcaacaacaaaaatggcaGAACCGAGGTTCACTGCAGCAAAGATCACAGGGCATGTCTGCTAAAGGTGGGGTGTCTACTTGTTCCAAAATGCTGCTGCACATCTTATTTCCGGCCTTACAACCCCCTATGTCAGTCTGGGAATCAGACACATCGTATTCCGCTGTCTCTTCAAGGGGTAAAGTAAATGAATTACGCCTCCTACCTGTAACAGAGCAACATTGTTGGACAAGAAAAAAGGACGACAAGCATGAAACCTAGACATACAAATTTGCAATGTCTCAGAACATTTGGCATCATTCTAATATGCAATCTCAACATTACAGCATATATACTGATAAGAACTGAAGTAGCTTTAAATAATTACAagtaacaaaatatttataaccacataatatatataaaaaataatcctAGGTCTCTGTCCAAAAGAACATAGTTAACAGGACACTTAATCATGAAAGAGTCTAGATCTTGCTTAAATGGGGTTGTGTAGGCAATGTTTTTTGCTTATTCTGTAGAGGTAGCTTGAAGGTAAATCACATATGGTTTTTCATTGTAGTTTTAGTAGACGTATTTGGCGAGAAGTTATGAGCACTAATTTGATTAGAGATCCTCAGATTTCCTGGGATGAAGTGGTTTTGTGGGGTGCACAGGAGTTGAAGGGGTGTGGTTTGAAAACTAGTCTTTGCCGATTGAGTTTAGGGGAATGTTTTTGATAGTTGGTCATTCGCTGGTTTGTTGTGTGCTCTGTATTGCTGGGTTGTACATTTGCTGGTTTGTTGGTTGAAGAAGTTGAGTTAGTTCTGCAGATTGTGTCGTGTTAATAAGTTTCCCATTTTGTTtactgttttgtttttagataAATATGGCTTAGTGCTTATTCTGCACTAGAGTACAGTTTCTTTGTTAGGATAGGGTCGTCTAGTTCTTTTGAACTGGAGGTTGTAAAGTGGTGTTCCAGCACTTTTGTGTGCTGGAGTGTTTGTACAGTTTATTCATCAATACAAATTACTCATTCATCTACAAAAAGAAAGAGTCTAGATGAAGCTTCAATATCAAAGTTAAGAAGAATTTGCAACCGTGCTAGACCAAAACAAGCAATAAAGCAGACAAACAACGCAGGTGAAGATATCTGCGCTATCATTTTTGCAATCTAATTCGTTAAAAAGAGCTCCATGAACACTATTGAAAATCTGACAGTTCATTGATGTTGTACAGATATGAAAATGTAAAGTCAATTTGATACCATAGCTTTCTGAGTACTTGCCCCACTCAAATATTCACTATACTTGATGTTCATAATGACCTAACATATATAGAACGTGATAAGTTAATCAACATAGTCTTGAAAGAATAATGGGGAAAACTAACTTTATTGGAATTTTGGCGAGTAGTTTGATAGCctttaaattgaaattaagaagaaattGACACCACCAGTCCAATCCTTCGCTTTAGGGTGGGGATCTCATGCATTCAGCATCAAGTATCTGTTGCCTCAAGAAATTGGTTGAAAGAGAACCCATGGATCACGTTTATCTTCATAAAACAGTGTTAACTAATGAATCTGAGTTCATAAAATCAGCAATACTAACCCCAAACGGTTGGCTCGAGTGGTAAGTCACCTGGCCCTAGTGCCTCATGAAGCATCAGGTCTAAGGTTTGACCCCCCTTGAGTGCAAACAGTTTATTGGGGCCACCCCCACGGGCAAAAGCCCTACTTTACCCGACCCGTGTGGAAGGGACGCTTTGCACAATGTCCCAGGGATCTAGCCAAGGCAAAGCCTCGGATACCCCGgatgtcaaagaaaaaaaaaatcagcaataCTCATAAAATATGAACCACTATATTGTTCCATGACATAGAGAATGTACTTATGACAATATTCGTTCAGGGAAAAACGCAAAAGATAATCTATACATATGACAAATTTAAACCAGAAATCTCAAGTTTGCACAAACAATAGTGGacaagattttttaaaaactcagtCAATAATGGCTGACCATTTGATAATGCTGATTTCTCTGCCGGGATCCTCCAGCTAAATGAGGCGAAAAATGCATTAATGTCAGCACCAGGGAACGCTGTTTGGATATATCGTTCAACAGAAAGTTTGCTGGCAAAACCCTTCTTCCTACTCGTGGAGTACTCGGGACCACAAAGGCTCCTTGGAAGATACAGGTACCTATCCAAATAGTGTCCAGTACTGGCAACTCTCTTTCCCACCCTCCAAGTCCAGATATCACCTGGATTAGGCCAATTTTCAGGAGCATATGGCAAACCCTCACCAGTCTCATCAGGTAGAACCAGCCTAAGAAGAGAACCATTTTCCTCTGTACTTGGTGTGCTTCTATTGCTTTCATCAGAAATATCAATCTCcatgatatatttttttcagttgACAACTGGCTGCAGCTTCTGAGCTGCTCAATGCCATTTGGATATCATTAGCAGTAAACAAAATACAACcacctaaaatatttaaaaaatacaacGCCATTTTGAACACTCTAAACCTTCCTGATTCTGATTTATACTTCATAAAGAATGGACAATTAAAGCATGAACTCAAGTGGTAAAATCACTTTAcacattcaatcatattaatcAGCAAACACTAAATAAGCAACTTTCTCCTCAAAAATCAACTACATGGCACCGAAAGATAAGTGCAGTCACTGTCAACCaatcataattattaattatgcaCCCTCAAATTCAAAATGCATCCACAAAAAGATAATATGGAACTTCCTGGAATTCTAATATTATTTCACGTGTGCGAACACAAAATCCCTACTCCTCTTCTTAAACATAGTTTTTAGATTAGGCAAGGCATACTAATCACTAAGGACCCAATAGGCATCCCATAGCTAATTAAAAGACCCCATTTAACTTATAGAGCATCTTTAAGAACTAATCATCATGAATATTCCATATTTAGAAATGGCACCCATTTATATACTTGGCAGTAATAGAATCGTGAAATGGAAGCATATTATGAAATCATTTAAATTGATCCCTCTAGCCTCAATTTTCTTCAAGTGACCTTTAGAATTGAAACATTCATCCCTTCAAATCCTATGTGAACTAAACAGATCCATGCAATTTACACTGGACAACCAAACCAACCCTAGATTTCGAACAGCAGGCATAATCCTTCAATTCACCATTCACCCAACTGGATATGCTTCTACTCGTTAAAAATGCATATTcattcacttttcttttctatcaaGAACATTTTGTAAAACTCTTAGATTCCTTTCTTTAGTATATTCTCAGCAAatgaaatcaaacaaaaacgATTCGTGTATCGCTCCAACAACTGTGAAAAGCTCGGAAACACCGCAAGGAGCGCAGTGTGATCTACAGCCTGCTTAACAACGAAAAATGCTAAAACCGCCACACACATGCACACATTCGAATTACCTAAACCTAAAACATCGATTAATTCTCATTCCCATCAAATATTTCAAACATGATAGACGTAAGTTAAAGAGACGAAGAAGAACAAGACGAACCAGATTTGAAGCATCACCTGACACCAACAGTGTTCCTCGGATTCACCGCTTGAAGAGAAACTTAGGGTTTCCGATTACCATAAATCGCCTCGTCACCTGCGGAAGCGTGAAGTTGAACAGAAGAGCGGCAGGAAATTAGTTTGATGTTTCATGTAAACAAAATTTCGGAGACAGGAATCGGAAATCCACAAGAGATGAACAAATGGTTAGGGTTAAAGAAAGTGAATAGTCTGATTCTCATAAAGAGAAGTGGAGTAAAATATGTCGGACAGCCGGACAGGAAGCAAGACCCTGTATCGGCGTCGGAAACGAGAAACCAAAGAAATATATCGAAAAAAGTTGTAaattgtattataatttttttttttttttttaagtaataatttttttccctgcaataaataacaaagaaatgatgacaaaaaatattattatatccTTTTCattaacaagtttttttttttgtttttttaataaaaaaaagtcggTGGAATAACCATCGAAGGACAAATTATATAGGACAATTGATCAATATTAAGGGTGCGTTTaagattgcgatttcgcaaaaataatgtatattttttaaagatattgcaaaatattttacaatttaaaaaattaacgattttaaaaaacactaatttttttttttaattacacttattaaaattataatccCAAATCAACCTTTAGCCACATACCTTAAGTGAGCAATATATGGTCATGTATCTCGAAACACCCTTCGCGGGGAAGCCATTAGAACTTGAAGGATGACCAAGCCATTAGAACTTGAAGGATGACCAAGACGAGACTATGAGGTTCGtgtcaaaattattattattattttttttttttacgtatCCGCATAAGAAGGGgtgggagattcgaactaatgacctccgcttcattaggcgttgtcctagtcgattgagctacttcttgaggACAAGGAAGACCATTAATTTCCTAATGACATGAGAAATCTGATGATCTAATATAGGCGTCCAAAATTAACCATGAAATTATGATTGCCAACTAAGACAATAATTATCTTCATAACCCGGCACCAAGGCAAGTAACACGAAGAATGGGATTcactccatttcaaatgaaaggGAGGGGATCCGGGTTAGAACAATTTAGGAGggcaaaatgatatttttaattaaaaagaccATTTTGCCTTCTTATTTTTGCCTAACCGGTGCCCCCTACcccctcccccaaaaaaaaaagttctttagggaacaaaaaaaaaaattgaaggtcaaaattttaatttttagtcaaTTGACCCTTACCCAAGCTAGAAAAAATAAGAACCAACCTTACCCACAATTTTTTGGCCCCACCCACACCTGCTAAATGCTCCTACCCAAAAAACCTTTTGGGCTATAcccattaaaacttaaaaagctgatttctcattctcaaatcttttGGCCCTAACCCATTAAACTAGTTACTCATTTGAGATTTGGCCTTACCCActaaattttatctttcttgaGCATTATGTTGTACATCTCGTTACCTTTTTAACCCTAAACAAGCACAAATCCACAATCAAGAaccttaaatttcaaaatttagagCTTTTTCTATATTGATTtaattttccaaacaaaaaattaatgaaaaaaaaaacacaatttgcAACATAGAAGCGATATGAggtaatttgtttttatcttaaTATATTGAGATAATTT from Corylus avellana chromosome ca1, CavTom2PMs-1.0 encodes the following:
- the LOC132188135 gene encoding uncharacterized protein LOC132188135, giving the protein MILHLSPHNLINSLIPVRNWSSFCKGVSFVLLVLVLVLIFDKPFEARFNKNNHKQRINMKVHPMPKKRNITIQYDINSRNPLSEAQVLLGLSSKKLRRLPHVFSRVLELPFRSDADVLVEESPDCFRFVAETDTDIGDVRAHTVEIHPGVTKIVVRESGSLQLSLDELELDMWRFRLPESTRPELASAVFVGGELIVTVPKGEIGLQSAEENGGGGGGDEEFWRDGNGGGFRGGIGGRLVLVQ
- the LOC132167478 gene encoding uncharacterized protein LOC132167478; its protein translation is MEIDISDESNRSTPSTEENGSLLRLVLPDETGEGLPYAPENWPNPGDIWTWRVGKRVASTGHYLDRYLYLPRSLCGPEYSTSRKKGFASKLSVERYIQTAFPGADINAFFASFSWRIPAEKSALSNGRRRNSFTLPLEETAEYDVSDSQTDIGGCKAGNKMCSSILEQVDTPPLADMPCDLCCSEPRFCHFCCCILCSKTINSDYGGYSYIKCEAVVDEGYICGHIAHIDCALRCYMAGTVGGSIGLDAEYYCRRCDARTDLVSHATRLLQTCESIDSWDDIEKILSVGVCILRGSQKTTAKWLLNRFELAIAKLKSGTSLEDIWKVEDSVSAISSGALDHENAALGVTNGQDPLDIRTSSEHTLSIAFDPRLESLKLENEIDHVLLALQKSQESEYKMAVETLYAQKNYLLNLYQQLEKERSELKTELAHRASSADSYTFLDVVLSRVNQIKQELMKLEDMEKVANGFGKTSKGILKEHFGLEIEN